One Pseudomonas sp. HOU2 genomic window carries:
- the kdpA gene encoding potassium-transporting ATPase subunit KdpA yields the protein MHSYDYWLILAFFAVVLLPAPFLGRFYYKVMEGQRTWLTPVLGPVERGCYRIAGVDPQAEQSWQKYTLALLAFNLAGFLLLFAILLFQDHLPLNPQNLPGQEWTQAFNTAVSFMTNTNWQSYSGEATLSYLSQMVGLTVQNFVSAATGLAVLVALCRGIGRKSTKTLGNFWVDMTRATLYGLLPLCLLLALYLVWQGVPQTFAQYVNAVTMQGVDQVIPLGPAASQIAIKQLGTNGGGFFGVNSAHPFENPTAWSNLFELASIILIPVALVFTFGHYVKDQRQSRAIIACMLALFLIGGATSLWAEYQPNPALNNVAVEQTAPLEGKEARFGTTATVLWSVTTTAASNGSVNGMHDSLNPLSGMVALVNMMVGEVIFGGVGAGLYGMLLNVLIAVFLAGLMIGRTPEYLGKKLQAREVQLLVVTLLVMPVGVLVLGAIAAALPGPAATISNPGPHGFSQLLYAYTSASANNGSAFGGLSANTPFHNLMLGLGMLIGRFGYILPVLALAGSLAMKKSAPIGQNSFPTHGPLFVTLLTVTILLVGGLTFLPTLALGPIAEHLSMGF from the coding sequence ATGCACAGTTATGACTATTGGCTGATCCTCGCGTTTTTTGCGGTGGTCTTGCTGCCGGCGCCGTTCCTCGGGCGTTTTTACTACAAGGTGATGGAAGGTCAGCGCACCTGGCTGACGCCGGTTCTCGGCCCGGTCGAGCGCGGTTGCTATCGGATTGCCGGGGTGGATCCGCAGGCTGAGCAGAGCTGGCAGAAGTACACGCTGGCCTTGCTGGCGTTCAACCTTGCCGGTTTCCTGCTGCTGTTCGCGATCCTGTTGTTTCAGGATCACCTGCCGCTGAACCCGCAAAACCTGCCGGGCCAGGAATGGACTCAGGCGTTCAACACCGCGGTCAGTTTCATGACCAACACCAACTGGCAGTCCTACAGCGGTGAAGCGACCCTCAGCTACCTGAGCCAGATGGTCGGTCTCACCGTGCAGAACTTTGTCAGCGCCGCCACCGGTCTCGCCGTGCTGGTTGCGTTGTGCCGTGGCATCGGGCGCAAGTCGACCAAGACTCTGGGTAATTTCTGGGTCGACATGACCCGCGCCACCCTCTATGGCCTGCTGCCTTTGTGCCTGCTGCTGGCGCTGTACCTGGTGTGGCAGGGCGTACCGCAGACCTTCGCGCAATACGTCAATGCCGTCACCATGCAGGGCGTCGATCAAGTGATCCCGCTCGGCCCGGCGGCCAGCCAGATTGCGATCAAGCAACTGGGTACCAACGGCGGTGGCTTCTTCGGTGTCAACTCGGCGCATCCGTTCGAGAACCCGACCGCGTGGAGCAACCTGTTCGAACTCGCGTCGATCATTCTGATTCCGGTAGCGCTGGTGTTCACCTTCGGTCATTACGTGAAAGACCAGCGTCAGAGCCGCGCGATCATCGCCTGCATGCTCGCACTGTTCCTGATCGGCGGCGCGACTTCGCTGTGGGCCGAATATCAGCCTAACCCGGCGCTGAACAATGTCGCGGTCGAACAGACCGCGCCACTGGAAGGCAAGGAAGCACGCTTCGGCACCACCGCCACCGTGCTGTGGTCGGTGACCACCACGGCGGCGTCGAACGGTTCGGTCAACGGCATGCATGACAGCCTCAACCCGCTCAGCGGCATGGTCGCGCTGGTCAACATGATGGTCGGTGAAGTGATCTTCGGCGGCGTCGGTGCCGGGCTCTACGGCATGTTGCTCAACGTGCTGATCGCGGTGTTCCTCGCCGGCCTGATGATTGGCCGCACACCGGAATACCTCGGCAAGAAACTGCAGGCGCGGGAAGTGCAATTGCTGGTGGTGACACTGCTGGTCATGCCGGTGGGCGTGCTGGTACTCGGCGCCATCGCGGCTGCTCTGCCTGGCCCGGCGGCGACCATCAGTAACCCCGGCCCGCACGGTTTCAGCCAGTTGCTCTATGCCTACACCTCGGCCAGTGCGAACAACGGTTCGGCGTTCGGTGGCCTGAGTGCCAACACCCCGTTCCACAACCTGATGCTCGGTCTGGGCATGTTGATCGGTCGCTTCGGTTACATCCTGCCGGTTCTGGCCCTGGCCGGCAGCCTGGCGATGAAGAAAAGCGCACCGATCGGCCAGAACAGCTTCCCGACCCACGGCCCGCTGTTCGTGACCCTGTTGACCGTGACCATTTTGCTGGTGGGCGGCCTGACCTTCCTGCCGACTCTTGCGCTGGGGCCAATCGCCGAACACCTGAGCATGGGCTTCTAA
- the kdpF gene encoding K(+)-transporting ATPase subunit F yields MSVLDGVSLLLAAGLFIYLLVALLRADRN; encoded by the coding sequence ATGAGCGTTCTGGACGGGGTGTCCCTGCTGTTGGCAGCCGGGCTGTTCATTTATCTGTTGGTTGCGCTGTTGCGCGCGGACCGGAACTAG
- a CDS encoding sensor histidine kinase KdpD — translation MSDSGRADALLADLPRDGRGRLKIFLGAAPGVGKTYAMLQAAHTQLRQGVKIIAGVVETHGRAETEALLGGLPQQPLVRSEYRGVMLEEMDLDGLLAARPKLVLVDELAHTNAPGSRHAKRWQDIQELLAAGIDVYTTVNVQHLESLNDQVRGITGVQVRETLPDWVLQEAYELLLIDLPPRELLERLREGKVYVPEQARAAIDAFFTQTNLTALRELAMQTAAAQVDNDLAQGYRQLGQAAPAVRGRLLVGVDGDAHAERLVRHASRVAQRRHLPWSLVHVDNGTVRDEQSRLRLQNAQQLAERLGGEVVLLRAGEVAKTLIQHAAERRASLLLVGQSRPSLRRRLFGGGLAARLLRQAHSLEINVLDNDHEHPQPRLRMTPTLVWFDYLLALLATLLASALAWAVSSILPLPNISLVFLAAVLLVAVRSSLGPALACAALSFLTYDFLFIPPNFSFAIQREEDVLTLLFFLLMAALTGNLAARQRRQLQALRDTQEETTELLDLSRKLTAATDRQAVVSAAAQHLNGWSDLQLCLLNRDGQGGWKVETGGPLEFTESERAAADWAWQHDQPAGMGTGTLPFGRWWWWPLSVEDGPLALLGVCAKEGQTLSGQRRRLLTALSQPLAQALARAQLADDLEAARLHGETEQLRSALLASVSHDLRTPLTAMRGSIDSLLALGEAIPLEDRRELLEGTRDEAERLDRYIQNLLDMTRLGHGALKLARDWVAPADIVGSSLNRLRAVLAPLQVSTDVPAELPLLFVHAALIEQALVNVLENAARFSPPHGRLELSAGADDEEIFFTVSDEGPGIPEDERAKIFDMFYTAARGDRGGQGTGLGLAICQGMVGAHGGRISVADGIDGRGTSITLHLPLQAQPGMDNEA, via the coding sequence ATGAGCGACTCCGGCCGCGCCGACGCACTGTTAGCAGACCTGCCCCGCGACGGCCGTGGCCGGCTGAAGATTTTCCTCGGCGCCGCCCCCGGGGTCGGCAAGACCTACGCCATGCTCCAGGCCGCGCACACGCAACTGCGTCAGGGCGTGAAAATCATTGCCGGCGTCGTCGAAACCCACGGTCGCGCGGAAACCGAAGCGTTGCTCGGCGGTTTACCGCAGCAGCCATTGGTGCGTTCGGAATACCGTGGCGTGATGCTCGAAGAAATGGACCTCGACGGCCTGCTCGCCGCCAGACCCAAGCTGGTGCTGGTCGATGAGCTGGCGCACACCAACGCCCCCGGCAGTCGTCATGCCAAGCGCTGGCAGGATATTCAGGAGCTGCTCGCCGCCGGCATCGACGTGTACACCACGGTCAACGTCCAGCACCTGGAAAGCCTCAACGATCAGGTGCGCGGCATCACCGGCGTGCAAGTGCGCGAAACCCTGCCGGACTGGGTGCTGCAGGAAGCCTACGAACTGCTGCTGATCGACCTGCCGCCGCGTGAGTTGCTGGAGCGTCTGCGTGAAGGCAAGGTCTACGTGCCGGAACAGGCGCGGGCGGCGATCGATGCGTTTTTCACCCAGACCAACCTCACCGCGCTGCGCGAACTGGCGATGCAAACGGCGGCGGCGCAGGTCGACAACGATCTCGCTCAAGGCTATCGCCAACTCGGTCAGGCGGCTCCGGCGGTGCGCGGGCGTTTGCTGGTCGGCGTCGATGGCGATGCGCATGCCGAACGCCTGGTGCGCCACGCCAGTCGCGTGGCCCAGCGTCGCCATTTGCCGTGGAGTCTGGTGCATGTCGACAACGGCACGGTGCGCGATGAACAGTCGCGCCTGCGCCTGCAAAATGCCCAGCAACTGGCCGAACGCCTCGGCGGCGAAGTGGTGTTGTTGCGCGCCGGCGAAGTGGCGAAAACCCTGATCCAGCATGCTGCCGAACGTCGTGCGAGTCTGCTGCTGGTCGGCCAGTCGCGGCCGAGTCTGCGCCGTCGCCTGTTCGGTGGCGGGCTTGCCGCACGGTTGCTGCGTCAGGCTCACAGTCTGGAAATCAACGTCCTCGACAACGACCATGAACACCCGCAGCCGCGTCTGCGGATGACGCCGACGCTGGTATGGTTCGACTATCTGTTGGCGCTGCTTGCCACGTTGTTGGCCAGTGCGTTGGCGTGGGCGGTGTCGAGTATTTTGCCGCTGCCGAACATCTCGCTGGTGTTCCTCGCGGCAGTGTTGCTGGTGGCGGTGCGCAGCAGTTTGGGCCCGGCGCTGGCCTGTGCGGCGCTGTCGTTTCTGACCTACGACTTCCTGTTCATTCCGCCGAATTTTTCCTTCGCCATCCAGCGCGAAGAAGACGTTCTGACCTTGCTGTTCTTCCTGCTGATGGCGGCGCTCACTGGCAATCTCGCCGCACGCCAGCGCCGTCAGTTACAGGCGTTGCGCGACACCCAGGAAGAGACCACGGAGCTGCTTGATCTGTCGCGCAAACTGACTGCGGCGACGGATCGCCAAGCGGTGGTCAGCGCCGCCGCGCAGCACCTCAACGGCTGGAGCGATCTGCAATTGTGCCTGCTCAACCGCGACGGCCAGGGCGGCTGGAAAGTCGAGACTGGCGGGCCGCTGGAGTTCACCGAATCGGAACGCGCCGCCGCCGACTGGGCCTGGCAACACGATCAACCGGCCGGCATGGGCACCGGCACGCTGCCGTTCGGTCGCTGGTGGTGGTGGCCGCTGTCGGTGGAGGACGGGCCGCTGGCGCTGCTCGGGGTCTGCGCCAAAGAGGGCCAGACCTTGAGCGGTCAGCGTCGGCGCCTGCTCACCGCGTTAAGCCAGCCACTGGCTCAGGCATTGGCCCGGGCGCAACTGGCGGACGATCTGGAAGCTGCGCGCCTGCACGGTGAAACCGAGCAATTGCGCAGTGCGCTGCTGGCCTCGGTATCGCATGATTTGCGCACACCGCTGACCGCCATGCGCGGCAGCATCGACAGCCTGCTGGCCCTGGGAGAAGCGATTCCGCTGGAGGATCGCCGCGAGTTGCTCGAGGGCACCCGCGACGAGGCCGAACGCCTCGATCGCTACATTCAGAACCTGCTGGACATGACCCGCCTCGGCCATGGTGCATTGAAGCTCGCGCGCGACTGGGTAGCGCCGGCGGACATCGTTGGCAGCTCGCTCAATCGCCTGCGCGCGGTGCTGGCGCCGTTGCAGGTCAGCACCGATGTGCCGGCCGAGCTGCCGCTGCTGTTCGTGCATGCGGCGCTGATCGAGCAGGCGCTGGTCAATGTGCTGGAAAACGCCGCACGCTTCTCGCCGCCACACGGTCGTTTGGAGTTGAGTGCCGGCGCCGATGACGAGGAGATTTTCTTCACGGTCAGCGATGAAGGGCCGGGGATTCCCGAGGACGAACGGGCGAAGATTTTCGACATGTTCTACACCGCCGCCCGCGGTGATCGCGGCGGGCAGGGCACGGGGCTGGGGCTGGCGATCTGTCAGGGCATGGTCGGCGCGCATGGCGGACGCATCAGCGTCGCCGACGGCATCGACGGGCGCGGCACCAGCATCACCCTGCACCTGCCATTGCAGGCGCAACCGGGGATGGACAATGAAGCCTGA
- the kdpC gene encoding potassium-transporting ATPase subunit KdpC yields MSTMIRPALSLLVLMTLITGVAYPLVVTGVAQVAFPEQANGSLVHDADGKVRGSSLIAQDFVGDAWFHPRPSAGAFATVSSSASNLAPSNPALATRVIDDAHKLQVPGQGPVPLALLTTSGSGLDPHLPPAAIAYQLARVAQARNLPVSTLQQLLDAHIEQPLVGPPVVNVLELNMALEKL; encoded by the coding sequence ATGTCCACAATGATACGTCCGGCCCTGAGCCTGCTGGTGCTGATGACCCTGATCACCGGCGTGGCTTATCCACTGGTGGTGACCGGCGTTGCGCAGGTCGCTTTTCCTGAACAGGCCAATGGCAGCCTGGTGCACGATGCCGACGGCAAGGTGCGCGGCTCGTCGCTGATCGCCCAGGATTTCGTCGGTGATGCGTGGTTCCATCCGCGTCCTTCGGCGGGTGCCTTCGCCACCGTGTCCAGCAGCGCCAGCAATCTTGCGCCGAGCAATCCGGCGCTGGCCACCCGGGTGATCGACGACGCCCACAAGTTGCAGGTGCCCGGTCAGGGGCCGGTGCCGTTGGCGCTGCTGACCACCTCCGGCAGCGGCCTCGATCCGCACTTGCCTCCGGCAGCAATTGCCTATCAACTGGCGCGTGTCGCGCAAGCGCGCAACCTGCCGGTGTCGACCTTGCAGCAATTGCTCGATGCGCACATCGAACAGCCGCTGGTGGGGCCACCGGTGGTCAACGTGCTGGAGCTGAACATGGCGCTGGAAAAGCTGTAG
- the kdpB gene encoding potassium-transporting ATPase subunit KdpB — protein sequence MNMHVPAKPAVPTQSAEAPKTAISALWRPALVQAFVKLDPRQLVRSPVMLVVELTAIFTTVLCFIPDNVVPTFVAAQIALWLWFTVLFANFAEALAEGRGKARADSLKAGSEGLSARRKLANGSFQVVPAASLRKGDVVRVEAGEMIPGDGEVIEGIAAVNEAAITGESAPVIRESGGDRSAVTGNTRLVSDWLLVKITANPGESTLDRMIALVEGAKRQKTPNEVALDILLIGLTLIFLLVVVTLQPFAHFANGSLPLVFLVALLVTLIPTTIGGLLSAIGIAGMDRLVRLNVIAKSGRAVEAAGDVHVLLLDKTGTITFGNRRCSAVYAAPGVNGRELAEGALFASLADETAEGKSIVEYLRGLHPQTEPALDTLTAVPFSAETRLSGVDYQGRVYRKGAVDSLLAFLGQQRSDLAPALSREIDKIAQSGGTPLLVCADGKLLGAIHLKDVVKPGIRERFAELRKLGIRTVMVTGDNPLTAAAIAAEAGVDDVLAEATPEKKLARIRLEQNDGRLVAMCGDGANDAPALAQADVGMAMNDGTQAAREAANMVDLDSDPTKLLDVVQIGKELLVTRGALTTFSIANDVAKYFAILPALFAAIYPQLGVLNIMQLTSPQSAILSAIVFNALIIVVLIPLALRGVRVQAASAAALLRRNLLIYGLGGILVPFVGIKVIDMLLTALHLV from the coding sequence ATGAATATGCATGTTCCTGCAAAACCTGCGGTGCCGACCCAGTCGGCAGAAGCACCGAAAACCGCGATCTCGGCCCTGTGGCGTCCGGCGCTGGTGCAAGCCTTCGTCAAGCTCGACCCGCGCCAGCTGGTGCGTTCGCCAGTGATGCTGGTGGTCGAACTGACCGCGATTTTCACCACCGTGCTGTGCTTCATCCCGGACAATGTCGTGCCGACTTTCGTCGCCGCGCAGATTGCTCTGTGGCTGTGGTTCACCGTGCTGTTCGCCAACTTCGCCGAGGCCTTGGCCGAAGGTCGCGGCAAGGCCCGCGCCGACAGCCTCAAGGCTGGCAGCGAAGGCCTCAGCGCGCGGCGCAAACTGGCCAATGGCAGCTTTCAGGTGGTGCCCGCCGCCAGCCTGCGCAAGGGTGATGTGGTGCGCGTCGAAGCGGGGGAGATGATCCCCGGTGACGGCGAGGTCATCGAAGGGATCGCGGCGGTCAACGAAGCGGCGATCACCGGTGAATCGGCGCCGGTGATTCGCGAGTCCGGCGGCGACCGCTCGGCGGTCACTGGCAACACGCGCCTGGTGTCCGACTGGTTGTTGGTGAAGATCACCGCCAACCCCGGTGAATCGACCCTCGACCGCATGATCGCGTTGGTCGAAGGCGCCAAACGCCAGAAGACCCCGAACGAAGTCGCGCTGGATATCCTGCTGATCGGCCTGACCCTGATCTTCCTGCTGGTGGTGGTGACCCTGCAGCCGTTCGCCCACTTCGCCAACGGCAGCCTGCCGCTGGTGTTCCTGGTGGCGCTGCTGGTCACGCTGATTCCGACCACCATCGGTGGCTTGCTGTCGGCCATCGGTATTGCCGGGATGGATCGACTGGTACGGCTGAACGTGATCGCCAAGTCCGGGCGCGCCGTGGAAGCGGCCGGTGACGTGCACGTGCTGCTGCTGGACAAGACCGGCACCATCACCTTCGGCAACCGTCGTTGCAGCGCGGTGTATGCCGCGCCAGGCGTGAATGGTCGCGAGTTGGCCGAAGGCGCGTTGTTCGCTTCTCTGGCGGACGAAACCGCCGAAGGCAAATCGATCGTCGAGTACCTGCGCGGTCTGCACCCGCAAACCGAGCCGGCACTGGATACGTTGACGGCCGTGCCGTTCAGTGCGGAAACCCGTCTCTCCGGTGTCGATTACCAGGGCCGCGTTTATCGCAAGGGCGCTGTCGATTCGCTGCTGGCGTTCCTCGGTCAACAACGCTCCGATCTGGCTCCGGCGCTGTCGCGGGAAATCGACAAGATCGCGCAGAGCGGCGGCACGCCGTTGCTGGTCTGCGCCGACGGCAAGCTGCTCGGTGCGATCCATCTCAAGGACGTGGTCAAGCCAGGCATTCGCGAGCGTTTTGCCGAGCTGCGCAAACTGGGGATTCGCACGGTGATGGTCACCGGCGACAACCCGTTGACCGCTGCCGCGATTGCCGCTGAAGCGGGCGTGGATGACGTGCTCGCCGAAGCCACCCCGGAGAAAAAACTCGCACGTATCCGTCTCGAACAGAACGACGGTCGTCTGGTCGCCATGTGCGGCGACGGTGCCAACGATGCTCCGGCGCTGGCCCAGGCTGACGTCGGCATGGCGATGAACGACGGCACGCAAGCCGCACGCGAAGCAGCGAACATGGTCGACCTCGACAGCGACCCGACCAAGCTGCTGGACGTGGTGCAGATCGGCAAGGAATTGCTGGTGACCCGTGGTGCGCTGACAACCTTTTCCATCGCCAACGACGTGGCCAAATACTTCGCGATCCTGCCGGCGCTGTTCGCCGCGATTTATCCGCAACTGGGCGTGCTGAACATCATGCAGCTGACCAGTCCGCAGAGCGCGATCCTCTCGGCGATCGTCTTCAACGCCCTGATCATCGTGGTGCTGATTCCACTGGCACTGCGCGGTGTGCGGGTGCAAGCGGCGAGTGCCGCGGCACTGCTGCGGCGCAATCTGCTGATCTACGGACTGGGCGGGATTCTGGTGCCGTTCGTGGGGATCAAGGTGATCGACATGCTGCTCACGGCTTTGCATTTGGTTTGA
- a CDS encoding patatin-like phospholipase family protein — MKKRVALVLGSGGARGYAHIGVIEEIERRGYDIACIAGCSMGAVVGGIYAAGKLDEYRAWIESLDYLDVLRLVDVSFRLGAIRGEKVFGQIRKIVGEINIEDLRIPYTAVAADLTNQQEIWFQEGCLHQAMRASAAIPSLFTPVMQGNRMLVDGGILNPLPIVPVVSSHCDLIIAVNLNATNQRHYKLPVIQRPPAFRSRFDSLLSSLGSKMPFRRKQAEQLLLLEQEALRAEAADINPWLEGSEPESQQPAAAPEREGAPKSATGSFIIDNVGPASLLDLINQSFEVMQTSLAQYKIAGYPPDILINVPKRVCRFFEFYKAPELIALGREIARDTLDRYESEQSREP, encoded by the coding sequence ATGAAAAAGCGTGTCGCGCTGGTACTGGGTTCCGGTGGCGCCCGGGGCTATGCCCATATCGGGGTCATCGAGGAAATCGAAAGACGCGGTTACGACATCGCCTGCATTGCCGGTTGCTCGATGGGCGCGGTGGTCGGCGGGATCTATGCGGCGGGCAAACTCGACGAGTACCGCGCCTGGATCGAATCCCTCGATTATCTGGATGTGCTGCGGCTGGTGGACGTGAGTTTTCGCCTCGGGGCGATTCGTGGCGAAAAGGTCTTCGGGCAGATCCGCAAGATCGTCGGCGAGATCAACATCGAAGACCTGCGCATCCCCTACACCGCGGTCGCCGCCGATCTGACCAACCAGCAGGAAATCTGGTTTCAGGAAGGCTGTCTGCATCAGGCGATGCGCGCCTCGGCGGCGATTCCCAGCCTGTTTACCCCGGTGATGCAGGGCAACCGGATGCTGGTGGACGGCGGCATTCTCAACCCGTTGCCGATCGTCCCGGTGGTCTCCAGCCACTGCGACCTGATCATCGCCGTCAACCTCAACGCGACCAACCAGCGCCACTACAAATTGCCGGTGATCCAGCGCCCGCCCGCATTTCGTTCGCGCTTCGACAGTTTGCTCAGTTCGCTGGGTTCGAAGATGCCGTTCCGCCGCAAACAGGCCGAGCAATTGCTGTTGCTCGAACAGGAGGCCTTGCGCGCCGAGGCGGCAGACATCAACCCATGGCTGGAAGGCAGCGAACCGGAAAGTCAGCAACCGGCAGCGGCACCCGAGCGCGAAGGCGCACCGAAATCCGCCACCGGTTCGTTCATCATCGACAACGTCGGGCCGGCGTCACTGCTGGACCTGATCAACCAGAGTTTCGAGGTGATGCAGACCTCGCTGGCGCAATACAAGATCGCCGGTTATCCACCGGACATTCTGATCAACGTGCCGAAGCGCGTGTGCCGGTTTTTCGAGTTCTACAAGGCGCCGGAACTGATCGCGCTGGGACGGGAGATTGCGCGGGATACGCTGGATCGGTATGAGAGTGAGCAGAGTAGAGAGCCCTAA
- a CDS encoding response regulator — protein MSQTATILVIDDEPQIRKFLRISLASQGYKVLEAGTGAEGLAQAALNKPDLLVLDLGLPDMDGQQVLREFREWATAPVLVLSVRASEGQKVQALDGGANDYVTKPFGIQEFLARVRALLRQAPAGEAQQAALTFGPLTVDLAYRRVLLDGAEVALTRKEYAVLAQLARHPGRVITQQQLLKDIWGPTHTEDSHYLRIVVGHLRQKLADDPTRPRFIVTEAGVGYRLISDNTL, from the coding sequence ATGAGCCAGACCGCGACCATTTTGGTCATCGATGACGAACCGCAGATCCGCAAATTCCTGCGCATCAGCCTCGCCTCACAAGGCTACAAAGTGCTGGAGGCCGGCACCGGTGCCGAGGGCCTGGCCCAGGCGGCGCTGAACAAACCCGACTTGCTGGTGCTCGACCTCGGCCTGCCGGACATGGACGGCCAGCAGGTGCTGCGCGAGTTTCGCGAGTGGGCCACCGCGCCGGTGCTGGTGCTGTCGGTGCGGGCCAGCGAAGGGCAGAAAGTCCAGGCGCTGGATGGCGGTGCCAACGACTACGTGACCAAGCCGTTCGGCATTCAGGAGTTTCTCGCCCGGGTCCGCGCGTTGTTGCGCCAGGCACCGGCCGGCGAGGCCCAGCAAGCGGCGCTGACGTTCGGCCCGTTGACCGTGGATCTGGCCTATCGGCGGGTGCTGCTCGACGGCGCCGAAGTGGCGCTGACCCGCAAGGAATACGCGGTCCTGGCGCAACTGGCGCGGCACCCGGGGCGGGTGATCACCCAGCAGCAATTGCTCAAGGATATCTGGGGGCCGACACACACCGAGGACAGTCATTACTTGCGGATTGTTGTTGGGCATTTGCGTCAGAAGCTGGCGGATGATCCGACGCGGCCGCGGTTTATTGTGACGGAGGCAGGGGTTGGGTATCGACTGATCAGTGATAACACTCTCTAG